In Pseudomonadota bacterium, a single window of DNA contains:
- a CDS encoding four helix bundle protein, producing the protein MPNKCFEDLEIWQEARRLTNNMYAITKRETFSKDFGFRDQIRQASVSIVSNIAEGYEREENQELSQFLSIAKGSCGKVRSQLYIALDQGYIDAKECEALIIEFKKLSVSIHNFINHPEKTTSNNTSIDEQPKRGSIKKELEAIFDEVDKEKV; encoded by the coding sequence ATGCCGAATAAATGTTTTGAAGATCTTGAAATCTGGCAGGAAGCAAGAAGACTCACAAACAACATGTATGCGATCACAAAAAGAGAAACCTTCTCAAAGGATTTTGGTTTCCGTGATCAGATCAGACAAGCTTCAGTTTCCATAGTGTCCAATATAGCCGAAGGTTATGAACGTGAAGAAAATCAGGAGCTTTCACAGTTCCTTTCCATTGCCAAAGGATCTTGTGGAAAAGTAAGAAGTCAATTATACATTGCTCTTGACCAGGGATATATTGATGCAAAAGAATGCGAAGCACTCATCATTGAGTTCAAAAAACTCTCCGTTTCAATACACAATTTCATAAACCATCCTGAAAAAACAACATCAAACAACACAAGCATAGATGAACAGCCTAAACGAGGGAGCATTAAAAAAGAGCTTGAAGCAATATTCGATGAAGTAGATAAAGAAAAAGTTTAA
- a CDS encoding DUF433 domain-containing protein, translating into MNKNYKTKQRVTLKPEVCGGRPCIRNTRIEIAIILDGLAEGMTETDIMDHYPQLIIEDIRAALSYAAELSHESIWKTAVSA; encoded by the coding sequence ATGAATAAGAATTATAAGACAAAACAACGAGTTACCCTGAAACCGGAGGTATGTGGTGGAAGGCCATGCATCCGGAACACCCGCATTGAGATAGCAATAATATTGGATGGACTGGCAGAAGGGATGACAGAGACTGATATTATGGACCATTATCCTCAACTTATTATAGAGGATATAAGGGCTGCCCTATCATATGCCGCTGAGCTTTCTCATGAAAGCATTTGGAAGAC